The genome window CTTTGCCGGCATTCTGACCCTTGGCCACGGCGCGTTCTTCGCCCTCGGCGGCTACGCCATGGGCATGTATCTAATGCGTCAGATCGGCAGTCGCGGCGTCTACGGCAACGCCGAACTGCCCGACTTCATGGTGTTCCTCAACTGGCAGGAGCTGCCCTGGTACTGGTATGGCTTCGACCAGTTCTGGTTCGCCGCGCTGATGGTGATGCTGGTGCCGGGCCTCCTTGCGTTCGCCTTCGGCTGGTTCGCCTTCCGCAGCCGTGTCACCGGCGTCTACCTGTCGATCATCACGCAGGCGATGACGTTCGCGCTGATGCTCGCCTTCTTCCGCAATGACATGGGGTTCGGCGGCAATAACGGCCTGACCGACTTCAAGGACATTCTCGGCTTCGACATTCAGGCGCCGAGCACGCGCGCCGCGCTGTTCGCGGCGACTGCGCTGGTGCTGGCCCTCGCCTTTCTCATTATCACGCTGGTGGTCAATTCCAAGCTCGGCAAGGTGCTGATCGCGGTGCGCGATGCGGAAGCCCGCACTCGCTTCATCGGCTATCGGGTGGAGATCTACAAGCTGTTCGTGTGGACGCTTTCAGCCGTTCTCGCCGGCATCGCCGGGGCGCTTTACGTGCCGCAGGTCGGCATCATCAACCCGGGCGAATTTGCGCCAGCCAATTCGATCGAAACCGTGATCTGGGTCGCGGTCGGCGGTCGCGGCACGCTGGTCGGCGCCATCGTCGGCGCGGTGCTGGTCAATTTCGGCAAGACCTGGTTCACCGGCGTGCTGCCCGATTTCTGGCTGTTCGCGCTCGGCGGATTGTTCATCGTCGTCACGCTGTTCCTGCCGAAGGGCATCGTCGGCACGCTCGCCGAAAAATGGCCAAAGCGTAAGCCCAAGGCCGGGCCGAATGGCGGGTCCGGCAGCGGGTCAGAGACCGACATCGCAACCGCGCCCACGGCGCAGCAGGAGGGCTGAGGCGATGGACGGACACGCGGTAGGCTCGCTTCTCTATCTCGACGGCGTCAGCGTCTCGTTCGATGGCTTCAAGGCGCTGAACGAACTCTCGCTCGTCATCCAGCCAGGCGAAATGCGCGCGATCATCGGCCCGAACGGCGCCGGCAAGACGACGATGATGGACGTCATCACCGGCAAGACCCGGCCCGATCAGGGCACGGTGCTGTTTGCCGAAGACACCGATCTGACGGCGATGGACGAGGCGGCGATCGCCAATCTCGGCATCGGCCGCAAGTTCCAGAAGCCGACGGTGTTCGAAAGCCATACGGTGATTGACAATCTGGCGCTCGCCTTCAAGGCGCCGCGCGGGCCGTTCGCCGCCCTGATGCATCGCCAGAGCAAGGCGGAAAAGGAACGAATCGACGAGATCCTTCAGACCATCCGGCTCAGCGATCATCGCGACCGCAAGGCCGCCGACCTGTCGCACGGCCAGAAGCAGTGGCTCGAAATCGGCATGCTGCTCGCCCAAGAGCCGCAGCTTCTCCTTGTCGACGAACCCGCCGCCGGCATGACGGATGCGGAGACCGCGACGACGGCGGAGCTTTTGCGCGACATTGCGCAGACGAAATCGGTCGTCGTCGTCGAGCACGACATGACCTTCGTGCGCGACCTCGGCGTCAAGGTGACGGTGCTGCATGAAGGGTCGGTGCTCGCCGAAGGTTCGCTCGACCATGTTTCCGATGACCCGCGGGTCATCGAAGTCTATCTGGGGAGGTGAGGATGCTCAGCGTCGAATCCGTCGACCTGCATTATGGCGCCTCGCAGGCGCTGAAAGGGGTTTCGCTGACCGCCGAACCGGGCAAGGTCACCTGTCTTCTCGGCCGCAACGGCGTCGGAAAGACCTCGCTGCTGCGCGCGGTCACAGGCCAGCATCCGGTGTCGGGCGGAGCAGTGATCTGGGAAGGCGAGCACATCGAGAAGCGTTCGCCGTTCGACCGGGCGCGGCGCGGCATCGCCTATGTTCCGCAGGGTCGCGAGATCTTCCCGCTTTTGACCGTGAAGGAAAATCTGCAGACCGGCTTTGCACCGCTCAAACGCGGCGAACGCGAGATCCCCGACACGGTGTTCGAGCTCTTTCCCGTACTCGCCGACATGCTCGGGCGGCGGGGCGGCGACCTTTCCGGCGGTCAGCAACAGCAGCTTGCGATCGGGCGGGCGCTGGTTACACGGCCGCGCCTGCTGGTGCTCGACGAGCCGACCGAGGGCATCCAGCCGTCGATCATCAAGGATATCGGCCGGGCGATTTCCTGGCTGCGCGATCAGGGCACGATGGCGATCCTGCTGGTCGAGCAATATTTCGAGTTCGCGCGCGATCTCGCTGACACTTTCGCTATCATGGACCGGGGAGAAATCGTACTGTCGGGAACCCGGGACTCAATGGTCGAGGACGATGTTCGAGGTCATCTCACCGTCTGACGAAGCGCCGGCCGCGCCGACAACCGACGCCGCACCGCTGCAGCGGGCGCGTGGTCGTGCGCGTCTTGCGGTCAAGCATGACGGGCGGGTGAGTCGCATCGACACGCTGTTCCAAGAAGGCTCGGCCAAGCTGCGCCTGCCGAAGCCGGTGTCGGATGCCTGCGAGGCGGTGGTGCTGAACACGTCGGGCGGGCTGACCGGCGGTGACCGGTTCTCGGTTTCGGTCAAGGTCGGCGACAACGCGTCCGCCGACGTCGCCGGTCAGGCGTTTGAAAAAATCTACAAGTCGAGCGGCGGTGTCGCCGAGATGGAGACCGAGCTTGAGGTCGGCGCGGGCGCGCGGCTCGACTGGCTGCCGCAGCCGGCGATCCTGTTCGACCGCGCGGCGATGCGCCGGCGCACCTCGGTTCATCTGGCGTCGGATTCGACGTTGATCGCGGTCGAGGGTCTCGTCTTCGGGCGCGCCGCGATGGGGGAATCCGTCGAGACCGGCACGGTGCACGACGGCTGGCGGGTCTATCGCGATGGCCGGTTGATCTTCGCCGATGCTTTTTCGGTCGAAGGCCCGGTTGCGGACATTCTCGGCGGCAAGGCGGTGCTCGGCGACGCGCGGGCAACCGCGACCGTGCTCTGTCACGGGCCGATGGCCGCCGCCATGCTCGATCCGGTGCGCGAGCTGCTTGCCGAGGCCGGTCTGCCGGCGGGCGCAAGCCTCGTCGCCGACATGCTCGTTGTGCGTCTTGCCGCTTCGTCGGCGCAGGCGCTTGTCGCCGGCCTCGTGCCGGTGCTTACATTGCTGCGCGGCCGTGATCTGCCGCGCGTCTGGTTCTGCTGAACGAACAGGAAAGACCATGCAACTTACCCCGCGCGAAAAGGACAAATTGCTGATTTCGGTGGCCGCGATGGTGGCGCGCCGGCGGCTCGAACGCGGCGTGAAGCTGAACTACCCCGAGGCAATCGCGCTGATTTCCGATTTCGTCGTCGAGGGCGCGCGCGATGGCCGCAGCGTCGCCGACCTGATGGAGGCGGGCGCGCATGTGATTACCCGCGATCAGGTGATGGACGGCATCGCCGAGATGATCCACGACGTACAGGTCGAGGCGACATTTCCCGATGGCACAAAGCTTGTCACCGTGCACGATCCGATCCGCTGATTTGACTGCAAAGAAGGAGACCAAACCGATGAAACGTCTCGCATCCACACTCGCATTCCTCGCCGCTGGCGCGGCGCCGGCTTTCGCCCATTTCGATCCGGTGGCGCATGGCTCGCTTTCGGTCGGCCTGGGTGACAGCCTGTTCGGCAGCGCTCACGTTCTCGGTGCCGTTGGCCTCGCGCTCGGCGTCGTGGCGCTTGGTGGTGTCGCGCTGAAGTCCGCGCGCGGCCACAAGGTCACCGAGGCGACCGCGCGGTCGAAGGACCGCGACGCCTCGTGATTCCGGGCGAGGTCATCACGGCTGCCGGCGACATCGAGCTCAATGCCGGTGCCGAGACCATTACGCTGACGGTCGCCAATACGGGCGACCGGCCGGTGCAGGTCGGCAGCCACTATCACTTCTACGAGGTCAACGAGGCGCTCGACTTCGACCGCGAGGCGGCGAAGGGCATGCGGCTCGACATTGCGTCTGGCACGGCGGTGCGTTTCGAGCCGGGCCAGAGCCGTGACGTCACGCTGGTGCCCTATACCGGCAACCGCACGATCTACGGCTTCAACCAGAAAGTCATGGGGAAGCTGTGATGCGTCTGACACTGGGTGCTGCCGTTGTCGTGGCGTTGTCCGCTGGCGCCGCGCTGGCGGAAGACGAGATCAATTGCGCCGAGCCCTACACGCAATATGAGATGACGTATTGCGCGGAGAAGGCCTGGAAGGCGGTCGATCGCGACCTGAACTACACCTACAAGATGGCGCTCTACGCGATGGAGGTCATCGACAACGATCTGCCGCCGAAGCAGCGCGGCGCGGCGAAGGCGCTGCGCGATGCCCAGCGGCTGTGGATCAAGTTCCGCGACAAGGTCTGCGAGGCCGAAGGCTTTCAGGCGCGCGGCGGAACGATGGAGCCGATGCTCGTCTACCAATGCTACGAGCGCCTGACCAAGCAGCAATATCAGGCGCTTGACGCCATCGCCGCCGCCAACTGACCCGAACGCCTCCCGAACCTGAGGAACCCGAACCGATGCCCGCAAAAATCACCCGCGCCGCCTATGCCGACATGTTCGGCCCGACCGTTGGCGACAAGGTCCGGCTCGCCGATACCGAATTGTTCGTCGAGGTGGAGAAGGATTTCACCACCTATGGCGAAGAGGTGAAGTTCGGCGGCGGCAAGGTGATCCGCGACGGCATGGGCCAGGCGCAGACGACGCGGGCCGGCGGCGCGGTCGACACGGTCATCACCAACGTGCTCGTGATCGACCATGAGGGCATCTACAAGGCCGATATCGGGCTAAAGAACGGGCGCATCGCCGGCATCGGCAAGGCCGGCAATCCGGACGTACAGCCGGACGTGACCATCGTCGTCGGGCCGTCGACGGAAGCAATTGCCGGCGAGGGCAAGATCCTGACGGCGGGCGGCTTCGACAGCCACATCCACTTCATCTGCCCGCAGCAGATCGACGACGCGCTGATGTCGGGCGTCACCACCATGCTCGGCGGCGGCACGGGGCCTGCGACCGGCACCAACGCGACGACCTGCACGCCGGGTGCCTGGCACCTTGCGCGGATGATCGAGGCGGCGGAATCCTTCCCGATGAACCTCGCCTTCGCCGGCAAGGGTAACGCCTCGCTGCCGGACGCGCTGCGAGAGCAGGTGCTCGGCGGGGCGTGCGCGCTGAAGCTGCACGAGGATTGGGGCACGACGCCCGGCGCCATCGATTGCTGCCTCTCGGTCGCCGACGAGATGGACGTGCAGGTGATGATCCACACCGACACGCTGAACGAATCCGGCTTCGTCGAGAACACCGTCAACGCGTTCAAGAACCGCACCATCCACGCCTTCCACACCGAGGGTGCGGGCGGCGGCCACGCGCCGGACATCATCAAGGTTTGCGGGCAGGCGAATGTGCTGCCGTCGTCGACCAATCCGACGCGGCCCTACACCGTCAACACGCTCGAGGAACATCTCGACATGCTGATGGTCTGCCATCACCTCGACGCCAATATCCCGGAAGACGTCGCCTTTGCCGAAAGCCGCATCCGGCGCGAGACCATCGCGGCGGAAGACATCCTGCACGACATGGGCGCGTTCTCGATCATCGCCTCGGACAGCCAGGCGATGGGCCGCGTCGGCGAGGTGCTGATCCGCACCTGGCAGACGGCGGACAAGATGAAGCGTCAGCGTGGGCGCCTTTCCGAGGAAAGCGGTGACAACGACAATCTGCGGGTGCGTCGCTACATCGCCAAATACACAATCAACCCGGCGATTGCGCATGGCATGTCGAAAGACATCGGTTCGATCGCGCTCGGCAAGCGCGCCGACCTCGTTCTGTGGTCGCCGGCATTCTTCGGCGTCAAGCCGGACCTCGTTCTCCTTGGCGGCACCATTGCGGCGGCGCCGATGGGCGATCCGAACGCCTCGATCCCGACGCCGCAGCCGGTGCATTACCGGCCGATGTTCGGCGCCTTCGGCCGTTCGGTCTCCTCGTCCTCGGTGACCTTCGTCTCGCAGGCAGCGCTCGATGACGGTCTGAAGGGACGGCTCGGCCTGTCGAAGGATCTGGTCGCGGTGCAGAACACGCGCAGCGGCATCTCGAAGGCCTCGATGGTGCTCAATGACGCGACGCCGGAGATCGAGGTCGACCCGGAAACCTACGAGGTCCGGGCGAACGGCGAACTGCTCACCTGCGAGCCGGCCGAAGTCTTGCCGATGGCCCAGCGTTACTTCCTGTTCTGAGTTCACACGATGACATCATCCGCACATTCGGTGCTGCGCGCCGGGTCCTGGTCCGGCGAGCCGGCCGACATTGTTGTCCTCACCCGCGATGACCGCCACCGGCGGCGCATGAAGCTGACGGGTGAGGTGGGGCTCTCGTTCCTGCTCGATCTTGCCGAGGCGACCGTCCTGCATGACGGCGACGCGCTGGAGCTTGGCGACGGGCGGCTCGTCGTGGTGCGGGCCGCGCCGGAAAAGCTGATCGAAGTGCGCGGCACCGACCCGCATCACCTCTTGCGGCTCGCCTGGCATCTCGGCAATCGGCATGTGCCCACCGCGATCGAGGGCGACCGGCTGTTGATCGGCGAGGATCATGTGCTCGCCGATATGGTGCGCGGGCTTGGCGGCACGGCGACGGCGATCGAAGCGCCGTTCGATCCGGAAGCTGGCGCCTATGCACATGGCAGTCATGATCACGGCGATGGCCATCACCATGATCATCACGGCTCACATGATCACGATTACGGCCGCCACCATCGCGATCACAGCCATGCACATTCCCATGGCCATTCGCACGAACATGATCACGGCCACGGCGGCTCGCATGGTTGACCGTTCGGCCCTGTTCCGGCTGATGACGTGGATGTCGCCGGCCTATCCGGTCGGCGCCTACACCTATAGCCAGGGGCTCGAGTGGGCGGTCGAGGATGGCACCGTCACCGACACCGAGAGCCTCGACGACTGGCTGACGCAGGTGCTGCGGCACGGCACGGGCCACACGGACGCGATCCTGTTTCGCCATGCGCATGAAGCCGCTGCGGCGGGCGATCTCGATGGCCTTCTCGACGTTGCCGATCTGGCCGCTGCCTTCCAGCCGTCGTCCGAGCGCCGGCTCGAGGCGCTGGCGCAGGGGCGAGCGTTTGCGCTCGCGACGCTGCCGGCGTTTTCCTCGCCGATGCTCGCAAAGCTTGAGGCGGCGCGGCCCGATGCGCTCGCCTATACGGTCACCGTTGCGGTTGCTGCTGCGGATCAGAAAATCGCGGTCGAGGATGCGCTCGCGGCATTTCTGCACGGCGTCGCGGCCAATCTCGTTTCCGCCGGCGTGCGGCTCATCCCGCTTGGCCAGAGCGCCGGGCTGAAGGTCTTGACCGCGCTCGAGCCGGTGATGACCGAGGTCGCGGACGCGACCCGTTCCCTTTCGCTCGACGAACTCGGTGGCGCGACCGTCATCGCCGATATCGCTTCGATGCGCCACGAAACCCAGTATACGAGGCTCTTCCGCTCATGACGAAATCCCCCAACGGTCCCCTTCGCGTCGGTATCGGCGGCCCGGTCGGCTCGGGCAAGACGGCGCTGATGGAAGCGCTCTGCAAGGGCTTCAAGGACCGCTTCGATCTCTGCGCCATCACCAACGACATCTACACCAAGGAAGACGCGCTGATCCTCAACCGCGCCGGCGCGCTGCCGGAAGAGCGCATCATGGGGGTGGAAACCGGCGGCTGCCCGCACACGGCGATCCGCGAGGACGCCTCGATCAATCTCGCGGCGATCGCCGACATGCGGGCGAAATTTCCCGACCTCGACCTGATCCTCGTCGAATCCGGCGGCGACAATCTCGCCGCGACCTTCTCGCCGGAACTGGTCGATCTGACGATCTACGTCATCGACGTCGCCGGCGGCGAGAAAATCCCGCGCAAGGGCGGTCCGGGCATCACCCGCTCCGACATCCTCGTCGTCAACAAGACCGATCTCGCCGACATGGTCGGCGCCTCGCTCGAGGTGATGCAGTCCGACACCGAGCGCATGCGCGCCGGGCGGCCCTACGTCTTTGCCTCGATCAAGAACGGCGAAGGCGTTCAGGCGGTGATGGACTTCATTGTCGAGCAGGGCGGACTGGCGTAGGCGCGTCGTTTGTCGCAACGGCGGGCGGGGTTCGCGACCAGCTTGCCTTCAGATCGCGGGCGAGGTCCGCCCGTGAGGCCTGCCGCCAGCCATTCGGCGATCCCTTGAGATAGCCGGCGACGGCGAGGCTTGTGTCACCGTCGAGACTTGCGGCGATCATCTCGTCGGGCAGGATCGCCTTGCGGCCGTAGACCTGGCGGATCGGCAGGGCGAGTTCCGGCATTAGATGATTGACCAGTTCGGCGCAGTAGACGGTCCGGTTTTCGCCGGCGTCGAAATAGAAGTCGAAATCCGTGCCGATGTGATCGAAGAAGCTGCGCGACGCCTCGCGGCGGCGCGTGGCGCTGATCCCGCGCGGGCGCAGGATGACGACGCGGTCGGTGTTGAAGACGCCGGCGGGGGTCGAGAGATGGACGCCGCGGTAATCCGCTTCGATGAAGCGGCTACCGGCACGCACCGTATCGCGATGGCCGCGCAACTCCGGGTCGCGCCACAGGCCGAGACCGGCGAGCTGGCTGTCGGTTCCTGTGTGGATCGCCACGTGAGTGAACAGGCCGGGCAGCAGATTGCCCGAGGCGCGGCCCTTGGAGGAAAAGACGACCAGGTCGAGCGGCTGTAGTTTCGACAGAAGCAGGCGCTGGGCGTCCTCCTGCTCTGCCAGATACCCGCGGCGCAGCGAGATATGGGCGACCGCGCGGCCCCAGACCGGCGCGCCCGGCTCGACGGCGGCGACCATCCAGCGCGGATATTGCTCCGGGTCCTGACAACAGGCGGCCTGCACGCTGCCTTTGTCCGGCGCGGGCGAGAGTTCGGCGGATGGTGCGCTCGCATGCTGACAGCCGGCTGCGGCAAGCGCGGCGACGCACGCCAACGCCAGCGGGAACAGGCGAACCCTCAATCCCACTTGCCGGTTCATGATCGTCCTTTGCGGGTTGCAACGTGATGCCCGGCGCGCTTTGGCAGGCGCGCCGGGCACGGTCATTTTAGCGCGGAACCGGTCCGGTATCGAGCGGTTCGATTGCGATCATTTGCCCGCTTCGAAAAACACCGTCGGCGGTGTGGAGGGCACCGGCGAGAAGGCATAGACCGTGTAGCGGGCGTCCGGGTCATAATCCATGCCGAGCGATCCGTCGGGCATGCCCGGCACGGCGAGACCGGCGATATCGGGGGTTTCCGCGCGCAGCTTGTCGATTGCCTCAAGCGGGACATGGCCCTCGAGCACATAGGTCTTCGGGCCGTTCAGAATGGCCGTGTGGCAGCCTTCCATCTCGCTCGGGACGCCGGCTTGTTTCTTGATCGTCTCAAGGTCATCCATGTTGCGGACGATGACGTTGTAGCCGGCCTTTTCGACCGCTTTCGTCCACACTTCGCAACATCCGCAATAGGGCGACTTGAAGACGGTGATGGTGCCGGTCTCGGCGGCGATGCCGGATGCGGAATAGCCGAGTGTGGCCATGGCCAGCGCGGCGGCGAGAAGATGCTTTTTCATTGTCGGAGTTCTTTCCTGATGACTGGTTTCCTTCGACCGCTGCCGGTTTCGTTCGGAAAGCGGTCGGCCGGGATGGTCAATCAGGCGGAAATCGGCGGGCGCAAAAGTGGTGGGCGTTGCGACCCATGTCGGCTGCCGGAGTCCCGTGTCGCGAAGACAGCGGGTGCAAATGCGGGTGCCGGGGCCGGACCGGGCAGAATGCTGAGGCAGCCGGCCGGGCATTGGCAGGTGACCGGGGCGTTGCCGGCATGCGGGCAACAGGGCGTGTCGTGCGGGTGCGACGCCGGCAGTGCGTCGCTGGGCTGCATATCGGCGCTCATCGCTGTCATTTCGGCCGTCGTATGGGCCGTCATATGGACTTTTCCATGCCGGTCGGGCTGCGTTGGCAGGGCGTGAACCCCGGCGATCAGAACAACCAGCAAGGCGACGAAAAAGCTGCGCATGGCGGCGACCCTACGCCGTTTTATGCGCGCCGTCCAAGCACCGCGAATTGCCAATGCGGATGGCCTATACAACCTCGAACCAGGTGCTCATTCCGGCGGCGGCGTGTTCCAGCATGTGGCAGTGAAACAGCCATTTGCCGGGGTTGTCCGCTACGAAGGCGATGCGCGCCTTTTCCGATTGTTCAAGGATGAGCGTGTCGCGCCACTCTGCGCCCGGCTTGCCGTCGGCCCCGAGGATGCGGAAATGGTGGCCGTGGGTGTGCATGGCATGCGCGAACGCGGTGTCATTGCTCATTTCCACGATCACGGTCTTGCCGCGCCGGACCCGGAACAACGGCTCGTCGGCGAGGTTGGCGATGCCGTTGAAGGCCCAGACCTGACCGGTTTCCCGAATGTCGGTGACCGTCAGCGGTTTGCCCTTGTAGGTGATGTCGGTCAGATCGCCCATGGCGCCGCCCGTCATGTCGAGGATGACGTAGTGCGCCGCCGCCGGATCGGGGTCGGCAAGCAAATTTGCGGGCAGGGCCGCGGCGCGGGCGCCGGAGCCTGCGTCGGAGCCCGTCACCGCAAATGTCGCGAAGGTGAAAGGTTGCCTGGCGGAGATCTCGACGAGCGACAGGTTGCGGCCGGCTTTCGGCGTGACGGCAAGGTCAATCCGCTGTGCCGGCGCGAGGCGAAGCCGTTTGTCGGAGAGGGGTTCGGGTTCGGCAAGCGGCTGGCCGTCGACGGCGAGCACGGTCGCCCGCAGCGGCCTTGGATCGATTTCGAGGATGCGGGCGTTGCAGACATTGATGAGCCGCAGGCGATACGGCTCGCCGGCGTTGAGCATGAAATTCGGTATGCTGGTGCCGTTGACGGTCAGCCAGTTGCCGAGCCGGCCGGCATGGCTCCATTCCATCAGCGACCCGAGACCGGAGGGATCGAAACGCCCCTGCTCATCGAGCTGCCAGTCGTCGATGACGATCGTCAGATCGTGAGTGTTGTCGAAAGAGGGCTCGTGTTCCTCGACGATGAGCGCCCCGTACAGTCCGCGCGCGACCTGATTCCAGCTCTTGGTGTGGGCGTGATACCAGTAGGTGCCGGCATCGGGCGCGACGAAGTCGTATTCGAAACGCTCGCCGGGCGGGACGGGCTGCTGGGTGAGGCCGGCAACGCCGTCCATGGCGTTGTCGATACGGACGCCATGCCAGTGGATCGAGGTCGGCTCATCCAGCTCGTTGATGAGGCGCACGCGTACCCGCTCGCCCTTCGTGACGCGCAATTCGGGGCCGGGTGAGCGACCGTTGTAGGTCCACAGATCCGACGGCGGATTGTCGTTGGAAAAGAGCTTCTGGCTGGCCGGCCGGGCGGTTATTTCGAGAAACCCGTCATCCGCCCACGCGACGCGGATGGCTCCAGGTGTGGCGGCGAGCGTGGCGGCGGAAGCCACGAGAAATCCGCGGCGGGACAGGGCCATGGGCTACTCCGTCTTGCGCGTGCCGGACGTGTTTCGTGAACCGTCAGACCGCTTTCGGCTCGATTTCCGCCCGTCGAGGAGCGGCCGTGCGAATTCGGCTATTGTTCCGATTGTAAAGTCGGGACGGGAATATAGGAAGAGTTGTCCTGCATCCGGGATCTCGATCAGCTTGAGGGCCGGAAATCGCGCGATGATGTCGTGCACCTGGTCGATGGTGGTCACCGGGTCGAGCCGGCCATGGAGCAGCAATGTCGGCTGCTTGATGCCGTCGTAATAGTCGGACCAGTCGCGCGCCGTGTGGCGGACATCGGTTTCGTAGGCCTTGCTGCCGCCGCCA of Hyphomicrobiales bacterium contains these proteins:
- the ureG gene encoding urease accessory protein UreG, giving the protein MTKSPNGPLRVGIGGPVGSGKTALMEALCKGFKDRFDLCAITNDIYTKEDALILNRAGALPEERIMGVETGGCPHTAIREDASINLAAIADMRAKFPDLDLILVESGGDNLAATFSPELVDLTIYVIDVAGGEKIPRKGGPGITRSDILVVNKTDLADMVGASLEVMQSDTERMRAGRPYVFASIKNGEGVQAVMDFIVEQGGLA
- a CDS encoding CopG family transcriptional regulator; translation: MKKHLLAAALAMATLGYSASGIAAETGTITVFKSPYCGCCEVWTKAVEKAGYNVIVRNMDDLETIKKQAGVPSEMEGCHTAILNGPKTYVLEGHVPLEAIDKLRAETPDIAGLAVPGMPDGSLGMDYDPDARYTVYAFSPVPSTPPTVFFEAGK
- a CDS encoding urease subunit beta, yielding MIPGEVITAAGDIELNAGAETITLTVANTGDRPVQVGSHYHFYEVNEALDFDREAAKGMRLDIASGTAVRFEPGQSRDVTLVPYTGNRTIYGFNQKVMGKL
- the urtE gene encoding urea ABC transporter ATP-binding subunit UrtE, translated to MLSVESVDLHYGASQALKGVSLTAEPGKVTCLLGRNGVGKTSLLRAVTGQHPVSGGAVIWEGEHIEKRSPFDRARRGIAYVPQGREIFPLLTVKENLQTGFAPLKRGEREIPDTVFELFPVLADMLGRRGGDLSGGQQQQLAIGRALVTRPRLLVLDEPTEGIQPSIIKDIGRAISWLRDQGTMAILLVEQYFEFARDLADTFAIMDRGEIVLSGTRDSMVEDDVRGHLTV
- a CDS encoding urease accessory protein; the protein is MFEVISPSDEAPAAPTTDAAPLQRARGRARLAVKHDGRVSRIDTLFQEGSAKLRLPKPVSDACEAVVLNTSGGLTGGDRFSVSVKVGDNASADVAGQAFEKIYKSSGGVAEMETELEVGAGARLDWLPQPAILFDRAAMRRRTSVHLASDSTLIAVEGLVFGRAAMGESVETGTVHDGWRVYRDGRLIFADAFSVEGPVADILGGKAVLGDARATATVLCHGPMAAAMLDPVRELLAEAGLPAGASLVADMLVVRLAASSAQALVAGLVPVLTLLRGRDLPRVWFC
- the urtD gene encoding urea ABC transporter ATP-binding protein UrtD, translating into MDGHAVGSLLYLDGVSVSFDGFKALNELSLVIQPGEMRAIIGPNGAGKTTMMDVITGKTRPDQGTVLFAEDTDLTAMDEAAIANLGIGRKFQKPTVFESHTVIDNLALAFKAPRGPFAALMHRQSKAEKERIDEILQTIRLSDHRDRKAADLSHGQKQWLEIGMLLAQEPQLLLVDEPAAGMTDAETATTAELLRDIAQTKSVVVVEHDMTFVRDLGVKVTVLHEGSVLAEGSLDHVSDDPRVIEVYLGR
- the ureC gene encoding urease subunit alpha — protein: MPAKITRAAYADMFGPTVGDKVRLADTELFVEVEKDFTTYGEEVKFGGGKVIRDGMGQAQTTRAGGAVDTVITNVLVIDHEGIYKADIGLKNGRIAGIGKAGNPDVQPDVTIVVGPSTEAIAGEGKILTAGGFDSHIHFICPQQIDDALMSGVTTMLGGGTGPATGTNATTCTPGAWHLARMIEAAESFPMNLAFAGKGNASLPDALREQVLGGACALKLHEDWGTTPGAIDCCLSVADEMDVQVMIHTDTLNESGFVENTVNAFKNRTIHAFHTEGAGGGHAPDIIKVCGQANVLPSSTNPTRPYTVNTLEEHLDMLMVCHHLDANIPEDVAFAESRIRRETIAAEDILHDMGAFSIIASDSQAMGRVGEVLIRTWQTADKMKRQRGRLSEESGDNDNLRVRRYIAKYTINPAIAHGMSKDIGSIALGKRADLVLWSPAFFGVKPDLVLLGGTIAAAPMGDPNASIPTPQPVHYRPMFGAFGRSVSSSSVTFVSQAALDDGLKGRLGLSKDLVAVQNTRSGISKASMVLNDATPEIEVDPETYEVRANGELLTCEPAEVLPMAQRYFLF
- a CDS encoding urease accessory protein UreE: MTSSAHSVLRAGSWSGEPADIVVLTRDDRHRRRMKLTGEVGLSFLLDLAEATVLHDGDALELGDGRLVVVRAAPEKLIEVRGTDPHHLLRLAWHLGNRHVPTAIEGDRLLIGEDHVLADMVRGLGGTATAIEAPFDPEAGAYAHGSHDHGDGHHHDHHGSHDHDYGRHHRDHSHAHSHGHSHEHDHGHGGSHG
- the urtC gene encoding urea ABC transporter permease subunit UrtC: MFTRFLIERLDGRAIVVIGLLLVVAAAVPALNLALPADHPAHVSDYALSLGGKYLSFALLALSVDLVWGFAGILTLGHGAFFALGGYAMGMYLMRQIGSRGVYGNAELPDFMVFLNWQELPWYWYGFDQFWFAALMVMLVPGLLAFAFGWFAFRSRVTGVYLSIITQAMTFALMLAFFRNDMGFGGNNGLTDFKDILGFDIQAPSTRAALFAATALVLALAFLIITLVVNSKLGKVLIAVRDAEARTRFIGYRVEIYKLFVWTLSAVLAGIAGALYVPQVGIINPGEFAPANSIETVIWVAVGGRGTLVGAIVGAVLVNFGKTWFTGVLPDFWLFALGGLFIVVTLFLPKGIVGTLAEKWPKRKPKAGPNGGSGSGSETDIATAPTAQQEG
- a CDS encoding copper oxidase; translation: MALSRRGFLVASAATLAATPGAIRVAWADDGFLEITARPASQKLFSNDNPPSDLWTYNGRSPGPELRVTKGERVRVRLINELDEPTSIHWHGVRIDNAMDGVAGLTQQPVPPGERFEYDFVAPDAGTYWYHAHTKSWNQVARGLYGALIVEEHEPSFDNTHDLTIVIDDWQLDEQGRFDPSGLGSLMEWSHAGRLGNWLTVNGTSIPNFMLNAGEPYRLRLINVCNARILEIDPRPLRATVLAVDGQPLAEPEPLSDKRLRLAPAQRIDLAVTPKAGRNLSLVEISARQPFTFATFAVTGSDAGSGARAAALPANLLADPDPAAAHYVILDMTGGAMGDLTDITYKGKPLTVTDIRETGQVWAFNGIANLADEPLFRVRRGKTVIVEMSNDTAFAHAMHTHGHHFRILGADGKPGAEWRDTLILEQSEKARIAFVADNPGKWLFHCHMLEHAAAGMSTWFEVV
- a CDS encoding urease accessory protein UreF is translated as MITATAARMVDRSALFRLMTWMSPAYPVGAYTYSQGLEWAVEDGTVTDTESLDDWLTQVLRHGTGHTDAILFRHAHEAAAAGDLDGLLDVADLAAAFQPSSERRLEALAQGRAFALATLPAFSSPMLAKLEAARPDALAYTVTVAVAAADQKIAVEDALAAFLHGVAANLVSAGVRLIPLGQSAGLKVLTALEPVMTEVADATRSLSLDELGGATVIADIASMRHETQYTRLFRS
- a CDS encoding urease subunit gamma — its product is MQLTPREKDKLLISVAAMVARRRLERGVKLNYPEAIALISDFVVEGARDGRSVADLMEAGAHVITRDQVMDGIAEMIHDVQVEATFPDGTKLVTVHDPIR